The nucleotide sequence TCTCTTTCTAATTACATTTGAAATTGACGATATATGGCATACAATTATTCCTATTATTGTCGGAGCTAGCGCATTGGTATCAGCAGGTGCTGCTTTGATTGAAAATGATATTAAACGTATTATTGCTTATTCAACGGTAAGTCAAATAGCTTTTATTTTCCTTGGACTATCTACCGGAACAATTATTGGGGCAGCAGGGGCTATTCTCTATATTCTTATGCATGGACTTGCAAAAGGAGGTTTATTCCTTTGTGCCGGTATCATTGAACAGAAGACCCATACTAAAGACCTAAGAAAATTGGGTGGCTTAATATACACCATGCCTATTACGGCAATATCTTTTATTATTTGTGCTTTATCTGTAATGGGTATTCCACCATTGGGTGGGTTTTTCAGCAAAATGATGGTTATCAATGGTGCTGTACTGGCTAACGAACCATGGATTGCAGTTATATTTATTGTAGGAGCAATTCTTACAGCGATTTATATGCTTAGATTATTTATCAAAATTTTCTTCGGTAAAAACAAATATCCCGAAATCAATGAAAGTGGATCATTTACAATGGTTTCTAGTGTAGTAGCATTAGCTGTACTTTCAATATTAGGTGGTATTCTTATATATTACCCTGCAGATTTTGTAAATTCAATTGTTGGCCAGTTGGCCATGTTATCTTTTTAATATAATAAGGAGTTAGAAAATAAAAACTGTATGTTTGGACTTAATTCTTTGCAATTTTCTCTTTTTTATCCAGTTTTAATACCAGCAATAACTGCATTGGTGGTATTGTTACTACCTAAAAAAGATTTTTGGTTAAAAAGCTTTATAAGTTTGGCTGGAGTAACCATCAACTTAATATTAGCAATCAGCTTGTTTAATAAAGAAGCCGCTTTTACAATTCCCTGGACGGGATTTGGTCTTAATTTTTCGTTTAGACTATACCAGTTCAGTAGTTTTATAATTTTGGCTTCAGCTGGTTTTTCATTCTTGATTGCTTTGTATTCAACCATTTTCATGAAAGGAACGAAGTATTATGTGAAACAGTTTTTCGCATTCTTCTTAATAACAGTTTCAATGGTAAATGGAGCAGCATTATCAAATAACCTTCTTCTTATGCTTTTCTTTTGGGAAGGTCTGTTACTTACAACATTTGTACTTATTTTTGCAGGTAGTAAGAACTCATTTGCAGCTGCAACAAAAGCGTTAATAATTCAAGCAGTTGCTGATTTATTAATGACTCTTGGCATATTAATGATTGGATGGCAAGCCGGTACATTCGAAATGGATCAAATTAATCTTCCAATGAATTATTGGGGAAGTTTTTCTTTCATTCTTGTAATGATTGGAGCAATTGCTAAAGCAGGTTCCATGCCTTTCCATAGTTGGATTCCGGATGCTGCTGTATCTGCACCACTCCCTTTTATGGCTTTTCTTCCTGCTGCTCTTGAAAAACTTTTAGGAATTTATTTCCTTTCTAGAATTACACTTAACTTATACCAATTTGAACCTGGCTCATCGATGAGTACACTTATGATGTCGATAGGAGCAATTACAATTCTACTTGCTGCAATGATGGCTCTAATCCAGAAAGACTTTAAAAAGCTTCTTTCTTATTGTGCAATCAGTCAAGTAGGATATATGGTGCTTGGAATTGGGACAGCTTTACCTATTGGTATAGTGGGTGGTATTTTTCATATGATAAACCATGCCATGTATAAAAGTACGTTATTTCTTATCGGTGGATCTGTTGAAAAACAAGTTGGGACAACAAATCTTGAAGTTTTAGGTGGTTTGGGAAGAAAAATGCCTGTAACATTTACTTGTTTCATTATTGCTGCAGCTGCAGTCTCTGGTGTTCCCCCATTAAACGGATTCTTCTCAAAAGAATTAATTTTTGATGGAGCATTAGAATCAGGAACCATATTTTATCTTGCTACATTATTAGGAGCATTCCTTACAGCAGCTTCTTTCCTAAAACTTGGACATGCTGCATTCCTTGGAAAACCCACAACTGATATTAGTAATGTTAAAGAAGCTAGTTGGCCTATGCTAATTCCAATGATAGTGATTGCAGGTTTTTGCGTTCTATTTGGAGTATATAACCCACTCCCATTACAAAATTTAATACAACCTGTTCTTGGTGCAAAAATGGAAGGTCATGATTTTTCCGGACTTCCACATGCATGGAATTTGGTTATAATTTCTGTTATCGTCCTTTTACTTGCACTTGCTAACCACATATATGGTGTGAAAAAAACCAAAAGAGGTTTGGGCGCAGTAGACCATATTCATTATGCTCCTGGACTTCATCAAATGTACAACTGGGCTGAAAAAAGATATTTTGATCCTTATGATATCAGCAGATTCTTTGTACGCATACTTTCTAAAGCTTTATATGCTATTGACAGAGCTATCGACTGGTTTTATGACACGTTCTGCGTGTGGGTGGCAACATCATTATCAAAAATTTTGAAAAAAGCTTATTCTGGTAATTTTTCAGCTTCTGTTAGCTGGTCATTAATCGGAATTGTAATAATTATAGTAACCACGATGATTTTAATGTAGGAGAAATATAAATGCCAACATTATTTGTGTTAATACCTTTTATTGGAATCGTACTTCTTAACCTGTTTTACACACAGGGAGTAAAAAAACTTGCATTTGGAACGGGAATACTCGTTACATTACTTCAAATGTTCATGGCATGTACGGTAATTTTCCAAATAGCCGGAAACGTTTTTTCATCAATCGAAATGGACTATTTTATTAGTTTTTCAATTGATATGTATGCGGCAATAGTACTTTTTACTATAGGTTTGATTTCATTTATTTCATTAATTATAAGAAGACATTCTGATAATGATGAAATATTCAACTTCTCCCAACTTATTTTTATAATAATGATAGGGATGAACGGAACTGTAATGGTAAATGATATTTTTTCATTATATGTTTTCCTTGAAATAACTTCTGTTGCATCATTTATTTTAATTGCAAAGAAAAAAGTATTGATGGCGCTTAATGGTTCATTTAAATACTTATTGATGTCGAGTATAGCTACCGTAATGATTCTTACTTCAGTAGCCATATTCTTTATGACATTTGGCACTTTAAATTATAACGAACTCGGAGCACAACTTAGCGGATTAACAACTGTATCAACTCAAATAATTTTAGCTGTGATATTCCTTGTAACCGGATTATCAATAAAAGCAGGGCTTGTTCCTTTCCATATGTGGGTACCCGATGCATATTCAAATTCCAGCGATTCTGTTTCCGTACTTCTTGCAGGTATTGTTACTAAAGGTGGTGGTGTTTATGCAATTATTCGTTTATTAATGGTAGTGTTCCCACAGATAGCTATTATTCAAGATATTTTTGCATTACTTGGTATCATTTCGATAGTGGTTGGTGCATTGATGGCTATTGGTCAGAATGAATTTAAAAAAATGCTGGCTTATTCAAGTATCAGCCAGATTGGTTATATTATAGTAGGAGCCTGCTGTGGAACACCACTGGGATTCCTCGGAGCTTTCTTGCATTTCTTCAATCATGCTACTTTCAAATCATTATTATTTGTTAATTCAGCAGCTGTTGAAGCTCAAACAGGCCATAAAGAACTTGATAAACTTCAGGGTCTTGGTGGTAAAATGAAAATAACGGCAGGAACATCAGCAATTGCATTCTTGTCGACTGCAGGAATTCCTCCTCTTTCAGGTTTCTGGAGTAAAGTTATTATTATTGTTGCTTTATGGCAATGCGGATATGTACCTTATTCGGTTATTGCACTTCTGGCAAGTATTTTAACTTTGTCTTATTTTCTTATTCTTCAGAGAAAAGTATTCTTTGGAAAACCAACTGAAGAATTTGAAAATACAAAAGAAGCAAATAAAGGTTTTATCACAGCATCAATGATTCTTGCAATTATCATTGTACTGGTAGGTATTGCCTTCCCGTTTGTATTGAATTTTTTAAAGATTAAAGGATTGTTTTAAGACTTAGATATGAACAACACAGTTTTGTATATTCTCCTTGGTTTGCTGGTATTTTCATCATTGTTCACTGCATTGATCAAAAATACTCTTAAAGCGGTTATTGCTCTTGCAATTGCCAGTGCTCTTTTATCTATAATCATGTTTTTGATGGGTGCTCCACTTGCAGCAGTTTTTGAATTATCTGTATGTGCCGGGTTAGTTACTGCCATTTTCGCTAGTACTATAAGCCTTACTGATCAACCTAATCCAGAACAGCAAGCAGAAAAAAATAAGAAAAGACTAAGCAGATATATTTATTTGCCAATTATTATTATTGTAGTTACAGGTATTATTTTAATCACAAAACCCGGTTTGGACTTTACTTCGTTTACCAGTACCGTTGCTGAAAATACTGTACAAAATACAATATGGCATACAAGAGGTTTAGATATAGCCGGGCAAATAATTGTTATACTTGCTGGAGTATTTGGAATAGTAATTCTTTTTAAAGAAAGATCAAAAAACTAAAACATGCTAACTATAATTTTTCTTACCGTAGTTTTGTTATATATAATCGGATTTTATTACTTGATTACAACAAGAAATCTGATTCGTATACTCATTGCCCTTGAGGTGCTTACAAAAGGTGTTACGCTAACGCTTATTTATGTAGGTAAAGTTACCGGACAAATGGCAACAGCCCAGAGTATGGTAATTACCTTGATCATTATTGAAGTTGTAATACTGGCTGTAGCTGCCGGAATTATTATAAATATCTTCAATCATACAGATTCGCTTGATGTCAGAAAAATTTTCAGAAAAAACGAATAAGGAGTTATAAAAAATGGAAAATATACTTCTGTCCCCACCCATCGCCTTTGCTCTTATACTTGCAGTAGTAATTTTACTTGGCTTTGTTTCTAAAGGCTTGGCTCCTAAAGGTACTGCATCTGTTGGCAAAGGTGAATCATATGCTAGCGGTGAGGATGTAAAAACGCATAAGGTTCAGCCTGATTACAGGCAGTTTTTCCCTTTTGCATTTTTCTTTACAATAATGCATGTCGTAGTTCTAATTGTAGCTACCGTTCCAAAGGAAGTGTCAATGTTGTCGTTTGTTTATATATTTGCAGCAATATTGGCATTATTGATTTTGTTCAGAAAGTAATCTTTCTAATTTGTTAATATTATTAATAAAAATATAGTAGGAAATGGTTTTAGATAAAACTATTAATTGGGCACGGAGAAAATCACCCTGGATTTTACATTACAATTCCGGGTCATGTAATGCCTGCGATATTGAAACACTTGCTGCTTTGACACCCAGATATGATGTTGAAAGGTTGGGTGTCCTTCTTAAAGCTGTTCCACGCCATGCAGATGTTTTGGTTTGTACAGGACCTGTAACGGAACAGAGTGCTAAAAGACTTAAACGCATTTATGAGCAGATGGCTGAACCTAAATTTGTTGTTGCTGTTGGTACATGTGCATGTTCTGGCGGAGTATTTCAGGGCTGCTACTGCGTTAAAGGCGGTGTAGATGCTGTAATACCAGTTTCGGCATATATTCCGGGTTGTGCAGCCAGACCTGAAGCTATAATTGATGGCGTTGTTAAACTAGTAACCAGTCTGAAAAAATAAGTTGTTATATGAGCAAAGAAGAAAATATTTTATCTGGACTTACACAAAAATTCTCATTTTTAGGTGATAAATGTGTTATTATTAGAGCCAGGCGTATAACGATTGAAGTTGACAGGGATAAAGTATTGGATGTACTAAGATATCTTTATTCAGAATATAAATTCGATTTTCTGTCAACAATTACTGGTCTTGATTCAGGTGATAACCTTGAAGTTATATATCACATAAACAACAGCGAAGGTATGCTGATGAATATTAAGGTTTTTGCTCCAAAAACAGATCCTGTAATAAAATCTGTACTTGAAATTTATAACGGGGCAACCTATTATGAGAAGGAACTTGAAGGTATGTTTGGATTAAAAGTTGACGGCTTGCCTGCTGGAAGACATTATCCCTTGCCTGAAGACTGGCCTCAGGATGAACATCCGCTTTTAAAAAACTGGAAACCTAAGAATAAAGAACTAAAGTAGAGGAATCATATGCCAAAAAGAGTTGAAATCCCATTAGGACCTCAGCACCCCGCTTTAAAAGAGCCTGAAAGCTTTACTCTTTACCTTGAAGGCGAAAGAGTAGCTGCAAGCAATGTTACTATTGGGTATAACCATCGTGGTATGGAAAAAGCTTGTGAACAAAGATCATATATTCAGGACCTATATTTAATTGAAAGAACCTGCGGAATATGTTCACACTCCCATACGACTGCATTTATTACAGCAACTGAAGAAGTTGCAGGGCTTGAAATTCCTAAACGTGCAAAATACATCAGAGTACTTGTTGGTGAACTTGAACGCGTTCATAGCCATCTGCTATGGGTAGGTGTTGCTGCTCATGAAATAGGATTTGACAGTTTATTCATGTATAGCTGGCGAGACAGAGAAATAGTAATGGATATTCTAGCTATGCTTACCGGTGGACGTGTACAATATAGCATTAACACATTAGGTGGAGTTCGCAGGGATGTTTCCGAATCACAAAAGGAACAGATTCTTAAAGCAGTAGATATTTTAGAAGAACGTACAAAATATTACATCGAGGTTGCAACAACTGAAACAACCATGATGGGTCGTTTAAAAAATGTTGGTGGTCTTACTTATGATATTGCCATGCGATTTCATGCTTCAGGACCTTTAGCAAGAGCATCCGGTGTTACCCGCGATGTGAGAAGAGATGACCCATATCTGGTATACGATGAACTTGATTTCAATGTGATAACCAACGATGGTTGTGATGTATTTGCACGAGTTGTTGTTAGAGCACTGGAACTTATGGAATCGTACAAGCTGATCCGTCAAGCAGTGAAAAATATGCCCGATGGTGATTTAACAGTAAAAGCTCCAAGAAAATTACCTGCCAATGAAGCAACAGTTCGTTATGAAGCTCCCCGCGGAGAGGATATACATTACGTACGTGGCAATGGCACTGAAAAACCAGAAAGGGTT is from Bacteroidales bacterium and encodes:
- a CDS encoding proton-conducting transporter membrane subunit, which produces MKGTKYYVKQFFAFFLITVSMVNGAALSNNLLLMLFFWEGLLLTTFVLIFAGSKNSFAAATKALIIQAVADLLMTLGILMIGWQAGTFEMDQINLPMNYWGSFSFILVMIGAIAKAGSMPFHSWIPDAAVSAPLPFMAFLPAALEKLLGIYFLSRITLNLYQFEPGSSMSTLMMSIGAITILLAAMMALIQKDFKKLLSYCAISQVGYMVLGIGTALPIGIVGGIFHMINHAMYKSTLFLIGGSVEKQVGTTNLEVLGGLGRKMPVTFTCFIIAAAAVSGVPPLNGFFSKELIFDGALESGTIFYLATLLGAFLTAASFLKLGHAAFLGKPTTDISNVKEASWPMLIPMIVIAGFCVLFGVYNPLPLQNLIQPVLGAKMEGHDFSGLPHAWNLVIISVIVLLLALANHIYGVKKTKRGLGAVDHIHYAPGLHQMYNWAEKRYFDPYDISRFFVRILSKALYAIDRAIDWFYDTFCVWVATSLSKILKKAYSGNFSASVSWSLIGIVIIIVTTMILM
- a CDS encoding proton-conducting transporter membrane subunit, translated to MPTLFVLIPFIGIVLLNLFYTQGVKKLAFGTGILVTLLQMFMACTVIFQIAGNVFSSIEMDYFISFSIDMYAAIVLFTIGLISFISLIIRRHSDNDEIFNFSQLIFIIMIGMNGTVMVNDIFSLYVFLEITSVASFILIAKKKVLMALNGSFKYLLMSSIATVMILTSVAIFFMTFGTLNYNELGAQLSGLTTVSTQIILAVIFLVTGLSIKAGLVPFHMWVPDAYSNSSDSVSVLLAGIVTKGGGVYAIIRLLMVVFPQIAIIQDIFALLGIISIVVGALMAIGQNEFKKMLAYSSISQIGYIIVGACCGTPLGFLGAFLHFFNHATFKSLLFVNSAAVEAQTGHKELDKLQGLGGKMKITAGTSAIAFLSTAGIPPLSGFWSKVIIIVALWQCGYVPYSVIALLASILTLSYFLILQRKVFFGKPTEEFENTKEANKGFITASMILAIIIVLVGIAFPFVLNFLKIKGLF
- a CDS encoding NADH-quinone oxidoreductase subunit K; this encodes MLTIIFLTVVLLYIIGFYYLITTRNLIRILIALEVLTKGVTLTLIYVGKVTGQMATAQSMVITLIIIEVVILAVAAGIIINIFNHTDSLDVRKIFRKNE
- a CDS encoding NADH-quinone oxidoreductase subunit B family protein, translated to MVLDKTINWARRKSPWILHYNSGSCNACDIETLAALTPRYDVERLGVLLKAVPRHADVLVCTGPVTEQSAKRLKRIYEQMAEPKFVVAVGTCACSGGVFQGCYCVKGGVDAVIPVSAYIPGCAARPEAIIDGVVKLVTSLKK
- a CDS encoding NADH-quinone oxidoreductase subunit C codes for the protein MSKEENILSGLTQKFSFLGDKCVIIRARRITIEVDRDKVLDVLRYLYSEYKFDFLSTITGLDSGDNLEVIYHINNSEGMLMNIKVFAPKTDPVIKSVLEIYNGATYYEKELEGMFGLKVDGLPAGRHYPLPEDWPQDEHPLLKNWKPKNKELK
- a CDS encoding nickel-dependent hydrogenase large subunit, whose product is MPKRVEIPLGPQHPALKEPESFTLYLEGERVAASNVTIGYNHRGMEKACEQRSYIQDLYLIERTCGICSHSHTTAFITATEEVAGLEIPKRAKYIRVLVGELERVHSHLLWVGVAAHEIGFDSLFMYSWRDREIVMDILAMLTGGRVQYSINTLGGVRRDVSESQKEQILKAVDILEERTKYYIEVATTETTMMGRLKNVGGLTYDIAMRFHASGPLARASGVTRDVRRDDPYLVYDELDFNVITNDGCDVFARVVVRALELMESYKLIRQAVKNMPDGDLTVKAPRKLPANEATVRYEAPRGEDIHYVRGNGTEKPERVKLRAPTMANLASISYMIDGGYLADVPIVIAAIDPCFSCTDRAISIKQIENGREDKMDWENLRKYSIDWYKKRGFDGHKIKLMH